From Micromonospora echinaurantiaca:
GTCGGGCTGGCCCTCGACCGGCTGACCTACTTCGGCAGCCAGCCGTGGGCGATGTCCGGCCCCGGGGTGCTGCTCGCCGGCTTCACCGCCACCGCCGCCGACCCGACCGCCGAGCCGGTCATCGACGGGCGGGAGCTGACGCAGGCGCGCTGGTTTCCGCTGGACGCGCTGCCGGCGGAGCTGCCGCCGGCGTACTCCATCTCGCGCTGGCTGATCGACGCCACGGTGACCGCGGCCCGGGGCTGACCGGCGACGGACGCCGCCCGGAGCCGGGCCGGGCTGACCGGCGACGGCCGTTGGCGCGACCGCGCGGGGCTGACCGGCGACGGGCGCCGCCCGGAGCCGGGTGGGTCAGACGCCGAGCAGGGTGCGCAGGTGGCGCGGGGGCGGGCAGTCGTGGGCGAGCATCGCGTCGTGCCAGTCGCGCACCGGCACGCCGTCCGGACGCGCGGCGGCGATCTCGGCCACCTCGCTGTAGCCGACGAAGTAGGTCGACAGCTGCGTCGAGGTGAGCAGCGCGCGCCGCCACTTGCCGGCCGCCTCCCCCTCCTCCTGGAAGCCGCGCCCGGTCATCAACGCCATCGCCTCTGCCTCGGGCAGCTCCTCGCAGTGCACCAGCTGGTCGAGCAGCGCGTTGATGGTCATCCGCAGCTGCATCTTGAGCTGCTGCAGCCGCACCGGCAGGCCGCCGAAGCCGAGCCCGGCCATCAGCTCCTCGGCGTAGACCGCCCAGCCCTCGATGAACGGGCCGGAGCGCGCCACCGCCCGCACCCGGGTGTCGCCGACGTAGCGGCGGGCGTGGGCGAGCTGGAGGAAGTGCCCGGGCATCGCCTCGTGCACGGTCAGGTTGCGGATCATGTGGTCGTTGTACTCGCGGTAGAAGGATTCGATTCGGTGCGCCGGCCAGTCGGCGGGGGTCGGCGCGATGCAGTAGAAGGTGGGCACGTTCGCCGTCTCCAGCGGGCCGGGCGAGTCGCAGTAGGCGACCGCCACCCCCCGGGCGAACTCCGGCATCACCTGGATCACGCACGGGTCGTCGACCAGGGTGACCAGGTCGTGCGCGCGGACGAAGTCGCTCGCCTCGTCCAGCGTCACGCCGGCCAGGTCCACGATGGAGTGGTCGTCCGGGTGCTCGGCGGCGAGCAGGTCCAGCGCCCGGCGTACCGTCTCGTCGTCGGCCGGGCCGCCGACCAGCTCGACCGCCGCCGCGCGGATCTCCTCGGTGACCCGGTCCAGGTTGGCCCAGGCGCGGCGCTGGATCTCGGCGGCGCCCAGCTCGGTGTCCAGGGTGTGCCAGAGCCGCGCCTCCCAGCGGCGCCGGCCCAGCCGCGGGTCCCGCCCCGGGCCGGCGTCGGCGGCCAGGCCGATGCGCAGCCAGGCGACGAACTCCTCCAGCGCCGCGATGGCCGCGGTCGCCGCCGGCTCGACCCGGTCGTGCAGCGCGGGCGCCTGGTTGAGCAGCGCCGACACCTCGTCGCGGATCAGCGCCGCCGTGCCGGTGAACTGCCCGACCGCCGTCTCGGCGTGGATCCGGGGCATGTCCCGCAGCGTCGCCCGCGCCGTGGCCATCGCGTCCGGTACGGCGGCGAGCCGGCCGGCCAGGCTTTCCAGCCGGACCTCGGCCGGGGCGTACGGGCGGGCGACCAGCGCGTGCAGCAGCGGGCCGGGATTGTGCCGCAGCGGATCCCACTCGTGGGTACGGATCTCGGTCGCCTCGAACAGCGCCCGGTCGACCAGGCCGGTCAGCAGTGCGTGGTCGACCCGCTCCTCGACGTCCAGCGCGTCGGGGTCGAGTTCGGAGAGGGCGTGCGCGGCGTCGGTCAGCATCGCCCGGTCGGCCGCCACGGCGTCGGCGGAGAGGTCCGGCAACCGGTCGTCGTACCGGTGGTCCCCCGCCGACGAGGCCAGCCCCGGCCGGCTCTCCAGCAACGCGTCGACGATCCGCTCCGCCACCACCCCGAACGACTCCACCCACCGACCCTAACCAACCCGAGCGTCCGGCGCGCCGCACTCGTCCGGCGCGTTGATCATGAAGTTGTTGTCATCCGCCTCGGCGTGTCACGACAACAACCTCATGATCAACCGGGCTGGTCGGGGGTGCGGGCGGTGCGTTCGGCGGCGCGGACGGCGTCGGCGTAGGCGAGGGTGGTGCGGCGGAGGGCGGCTTCGGGGTCGATTCCTGCCTCGCGTGCGGCGGCGACGGTAGCCAGCAGGCTGGCGCCGAGTCTGGCCTCGGGGTCCACCTGGGACTCGGCGAGCGGAGGCGGGACGGCCAGACCGATGCGGCCGGCGCGCTCCAGGATCTTCGCGGCCAGCGCGAGCGCGGGCTGGCTGGGCGCCACCCCGTCCAGCACCGAGCCGCGCGGCTTCTCGGCCCGCTTGATCTGCTCCCAGTTCTCGGTGATCTCGTCCAGGGTGCCCGCCTCGGCGCCGGCGAAGACGTGCGGGTTGCGCCGGATCATCTTGTCGACCAGCCCGCCGGCCACGTCGTCGACGTTCCACCGCTCGCCCTCGGGCAGCTCCTCGGCCAACCGGGCGTGCAGCACCACCTGGAGCAGCACGTCACCCAGTTCCTCGCGGAGGGCGTCGGTGTCCCCGGCGCCGATCGCGTCGTACGCCTCGTAGCACTCCTCGAGCAGGAACCGGGCCAGGCTCTCGTGGGTCTGGGCCCGCTTCCACGGGTCACCGCCGGGCGACGCCAGCCGGTCCATCACCGCTACCGCGTCCAGCAGCCGGGCGCCGGGCGGATCCCACGAGCCGTACATCAGCTCCAGCTCGGCCAGGCCCGGCTCGCGGGCCAGCCGCAGCCCCAGCTCCCGGGCCAGCGCCTCGTCGCCGGTCGGCCCGGCCAGCCAGACCGCGGTGCCCCGCGCGGCGGCCGCGTCCAGCAGCGCGGTGGTCGCCGCGCCCTCGACCACGGTGACCTCGGCGCCCGCCGCGCGGACGGCCGTGGTCAGCTCGCTCTCCGCGCCGGCCAGCACCGGGGCCTGCCGTACGACGTCCCAGGCCGCCGCGGTCAGCAG
This genomic window contains:
- a CDS encoding DUF885 domain-containing protein, with amino-acid sequence MESFGVVAERIVDALLESRPGLASSAGDHRYDDRLPDLSADAVAADRAMLTDAAHALSELDPDALDVEERVDHALLTGLVDRALFEATEIRTHEWDPLRHNPGPLLHALVARPYAPAEVRLESLAGRLAAVPDAMATARATLRDMPRIHAETAVGQFTGTAALIRDEVSALLNQAPALHDRVEPAATAAIAALEEFVAWLRIGLAADAGPGRDPRLGRRRWEARLWHTLDTELGAAEIQRRAWANLDRVTEEIRAAAVELVGGPADDETVRRALDLLAAEHPDDHSIVDLAGVTLDEASDFVRAHDLVTLVDDPCVIQVMPEFARGVAVAYCDSPGPLETANVPTFYCIAPTPADWPAHRIESFYREYNDHMIRNLTVHEAMPGHFLQLAHARRYVGDTRVRAVARSGPFIEGWAVYAEELMAGLGFGGLPVRLQQLKMQLRMTINALLDQLVHCEELPEAEAMALMTGRGFQEEGEAAGKWRRALLTSTQLSTYFVGYSEVAEIAAARPDGVPVRDWHDAMLAHDCPPPRHLRTLLGV
- a CDS encoding nucleoside triphosphate pyrophosphohydrolase, giving the protein MPRIVLLVTSPRLPAGLLTAAAWDVVRQAPVLAGAESELTTAVRAAGAEVTVVEGAATTALLDAAAARGTAVWLAGPTGDEALARELGLRLAREPGLAELELMYGSWDPPGARLLDAVAVMDRLASPGGDPWKRAQTHESLARFLLEECYEAYDAIGAGDTDALREELGDVLLQVVLHARLAEELPEGERWNVDDVAGGLVDKMIRRNPHVFAGAEAGTLDEITENWEQIKRAEKPRGSVLDGVAPSQPALALAAKILERAGRIGLAVPPPLAESQVDPEARLGASLLATVAAAREAGIDPEAALRRTTLAYADAVRAAERTARTPDQPG